The following nucleotide sequence is from Gloeomargarita sp. SKYB120.
GCCTGGGTACCCGCCGGGTTGAGGATTTTGGTGACCCCCGCGCGGATAAACACCGCCGACAAGAACACCCGCGCCACCAAGGACACCCACGCTTGGAAACTCGCCATTTGCCAAACCCTCCCGTCCATCGGCATACTCACCAGCATAGGCAACGGGCCGTCGTCCCTGGGGGCCGATTATGTCAAAATGTAAAGCGTGTGGATACCGGCGACCCCTGACCATGTCCTGACCCCGACGGCGATTGCCCTGGGGAATTTTGATGGCCTGCACCGGGGTCATCAGGCGGTGATTGCGCCGATTTTGCACCATCCCGATACCTGGGCAACGGTGGTGACGTTTCAGCCCCATCCGGTGGAATATTTCAGCGGCCAGCCCCGCGCGCTGCTGACCCCCTTGCCAGAAAAGCAAGCGATTTTGGAACGGTGGGGCGTGCAACAACTGGTGCTGTTGACCTTTGACCGGGAGCTGGCCCAGATGACGCCGGCGGCCTTTGTGCAGGAGGTGCTCCACCAGCAGTTGCAGGCGCGTTGGGTGAGCGTGGGAGCCGACTTTTGTTTTGGCCGAGGACGCCAGGGCAATGCCCAGTTGCTCCAGGAGCTGGGCGAACCCCTGGGCATCCGTGTGACCATCGTACCGGAACAGACGCTGGACGGGGAACGCATCAGTAGCTCCCGCATTCGGGAACGACTGCTCCAGGGCCAGGTGGAGGCGGTGGAACGGTTGCTGGGACGGCCCTACGCCTTAATCGGTGAAGTGGTTCCCGGACGTTCCCTCGGGCACCGGATAGGATTCCCCACGGCCAACTTGCAGCTCCCGGCCCGCAAGTTTCTGCCGCGCCAGGGGGTCTATTGCGTCCAGGTCTGGACCGCCGACGGGACCCACCCTCGACCGGGCGTGATGAATCTCGGCTATCGGCCTACGGTGGACGGGCAAACCCTCACCGCCGAAGTCCACCTGTTGCGCTGGCGAGGCGACCTGTACGGGCAAACCCTACAGGTGGAGCTGCGGCACTTTTTGCGCCCCGAACAGAAATTCCCCAGCCTCGAGGCGCTCCAGGCCCAAATCCAGCGGGACTGTCAGGCCGCCACCGAGTACTTCCAATTGCCCTTAGAACAGCTCGAACCGACCT
It contains:
- a CDS encoding bifunctional riboflavin kinase/FAD synthetase, with product MWIPATPDHVLTPTAIALGNFDGLHRGHQAVIAPILHHPDTWATVVTFQPHPVEYFSGQPRALLTPLPEKQAILERWGVQQLVLLTFDRELAQMTPAAFVQEVLHQQLQARWVSVGADFCFGRGRQGNAQLLQELGEPLGIRVTIVPEQTLDGERISSSRIRERLLQGQVEAVERLLGRPYALIGEVVPGRSLGHRIGFPTANLQLPARKFLPRQGVYCVQVWTADGTHPRPGVMNLGYRPTVDGQTLTAEVHLLRWRGDLYGQTLQVELRHFLRPEQKFPSLEALQAQIQRDCQAATEYFQLPLEQLEPT